Below is a window of Congzhengia minquanensis DNA.
TTTAAGGCCGCCTTTTGGCCCACCAAAACCACCATTTCCCTGGCGCGGGTTACGGCGGTGTATAAAAGATTTCGGGAAAAAAGCTTTTCTGTGCCGAAAAAAACAGGAATGACCACGGTTTTAAACTCGCTCCCCTGGCTTTTATGTACGGTGACGGCATAGGCCAGTTCAATTTCGTCCAGCAATGCATTTTCATATACCACTTTTTTCCCATCGTCAAACAAAATGGTAACAGATGCGGTTTTCACCTCAACAATTCTGCCCATGTCGCCGTTGTAAACACCGGAGCCCTCGTCACCGCCTGTGCGTTTCCACAGCAGGTCATAGTTGTTTTTAATCTGCATCACCTTATCGCCCTCACGCAGAATTCTGTTTTGAAACGCCCGCTCGTTTTTTCCCGGTTCCCCGGGGTTTAATAGGGCTTGCAGGGCGGCGTTTAAGGCATAAACACCGGTTTGCGTTTTTTTCATGGGGCTGATGACCTGAATGTCTGCCATGGGGTCTAATCCATAGGCGTTGGGCAGGCGGCGGCACACCAAATCAGTTAACAGCTGGGCTGTTTTATAAGTGTCCTCCGCTTCCACAAAAAAGAAGTCCTTATCCTTTTTGTTTAAAATTGGATATTCCCCCAGATTTATTTTGTGAGCGTTTACCACAATCATGCTTTCTTCCGCCTGGCGGAACACAGTGTCCAGGCTTATAGTGGGAACTATGCCGGAGGATATGACGTCCGACAGCACGTTCCCCGCGCCCACCGAAGGAAGCTGGTCGCTGTCCCCCACCAAAATGACCCGTCCGCCGGGCTTAATGGCGGAAAGCAGGGAACTCATTAAAATTGCGTCCACCATGCTGACCTCGTCGATGATAACAACGTCCTCCTCTAATGGTTCTGTACTTTCGCGGACATATTCCCGCAGCTCGTCGTCATCGGTAAAGCCCACCTCCAGCAGGCGATGAATGGTTTTTGCCTCGCGGCCAGATAGCTCTGTCATGCGTTTTGCGGCTCTCCCCGTTGGGGCGGCTAAGGCAATTTTCTTTTTCGATTTTTCAAACAGTTTTATAATAAAGTTAATGGTTGTGGTTTTTCCCGTGCCCGGCCCGCCGGTGATAACCGTAACGCCGCTGTTTAAGGCGCACAATGCGGCCTCGCGCTGTTTTTCGGCCAGGGAAATTCCCGTTTCTTTTTCTAACTTTTCAATTTCTGCTTCGGCATCTTTCACATGTTCTTTTTCACTGCCGTTTAACAGCTCTTTCATGCACATTGCCGAAACAAACTCGGCGTGGTAAAGCGCAGGCAGAAACACACAGTCTTCATCATCTATTTTTTTGCACACCAGCTCGTGGTCTGAAAACAGACGAATCAGTGCGTTTTCGGCCTCCAGCCCGTCTATCCCAAGCATGCGCACCGCCAGCGTAATGAGTGCCCCCCGCTTCAAATAGGTATGTCCCTCGCTGGCGGCGTAAAAGGTTAAAATATATTTTATGCCTGATTGAATCCGAAACACGCTGTTCCGCGCACCGCCAGCCTTTGACGCCACCATGTCGGCGGTTTTAAAGCTGATGCCGCGAATGCGCTCGCAGAGGATGTATGGGTTTTCCTTTATCATTTCCACCGCATTTTTGCCCAATAGGTCGTAAACCTTTACGGCATAGCTTGCCGAAATTCCATATTTTTGCAGGAACAGAATGAGCTGTTCCTTGTCATAAATGGCCATGTAGTTTTCAGAAATTTTCATGGCCTTTTCTACGGTAATCCCCTTAATTTCAGCCAGGCGCTCCGGCGTGTCCACAATAATGCGCAGGGCGTCTTCTCCAAACCGGTCCACAATTTTTTCCGCCGTGGCGCGGCCAATGCCCTTCACCACGCCGGACGACAGGTAGGTTAAAATGGTATCTTTAGACTCTGGTTCTACGCGCTGGAACAGCGACACCTTCAGCTGCTGGCCGTAGCTGGGGTGGTTAACCCACGTTCCGCTGACGATTAACATTTCGCCGCGCTTTAAAAAGGGCAGCGTGCCCACGCAGGTGATTAGACCCTCTTCTCCAGCGTCTAAATCGAAAATTGCGTAGCCGTTGTCCTCATTTTGGTAAATTATTTCGTCCACCGTGCCCTGATAGGCGTCTTTATCGTTCATAGGCTGTGTTCTCCAATATACTGTTTCACCGACTCATACAGCCCGGGAGAAACCGCGTCGAACCACTGATAGTCTCCCCGGCGGAACCACGTCAGCTGGCGCTTGGCGTAGTTTCTGCTGTTTTGTTTGATTTTTTCAATACATGCCTCTCTTGTGACCGCGCCGTTTAAAAACTGCACGGCCTCCTTGTAGCCAATTCCCTGCATGGATTGGCAGTTCGCCGGAATGCCCCGTTTTAGCAGGGACTGAACTTCTTCAAACAAGCCTTGCTCCACCATGCCGTCTACCCTGCGGTTGATGCGGTCATACAAAATGTCCCGCTGGCAGGTAAGGGCTAAGAGCACAAAGTGAAACGGCGATTTGTTTAATTTCGACTGTGCGTTTTGCTGGGTCAGCGTCTTTCCCGTGGCAAAAAACACCTCCAGCGCGCGGAGCACCCGTTTTGTGTTGTTCGGGTGGATAGAGGCGGCGGCCTCCGGGTCAATTTCTGTGAGTCGTTCGTGCATGGCTTCTTTTCCAAATGTTTCAAGCTCCTGTGTGAGCTTCT
It encodes the following:
- the miaA gene encoding tRNA (adenosine(37)-N6)-dimethylallyltransferase MiaA, translating into MNKVIVIAGPTATGKTALSVALSKELGGEVVSADSVQIYKGLNIGSAKPTKEEMQGVPHHMMDILEPDDSFSVANFCARAKEVISEIQSRGKVPVVTGGTGLYISSLVDNVSFIQEKTDKSVRKKLTQELETFGKEAMHERLTEIDPEAAASIHPNNTKRVLRALEVFFATGKTLTQQNAQSKLNKSPFHFVLLALTCQRDILYDRINRRVDGMVEQGLFEEVQSLLKRGIPANCQSMQGIGYKEAVQFLNGAVTREACIEKIKQNSRNYAKRQLTWFRRGDYQWFDAVSPGLYESVKQYIGEHSL
- the recD2 gene encoding SF1B family DNA helicase RecD2, whose product is MNDKDAYQGTVDEIIYQNEDNGYAIFDLDAGEEGLITCVGTLPFLKRGEMLIVSGTWVNHPSYGQQLKVSLFQRVEPESKDTILTYLSSGVVKGIGRATAEKIVDRFGEDALRIIVDTPERLAEIKGITVEKAMKISENYMAIYDKEQLILFLQKYGISASYAVKVYDLLGKNAVEMIKENPYILCERIRGISFKTADMVASKAGGARNSVFRIQSGIKYILTFYAASEGHTYLKRGALITLAVRMLGIDGLEAENALIRLFSDHELVCKKIDDEDCVFLPALYHAEFVSAMCMKELLNGSEKEHVKDAEAEIEKLEKETGISLAEKQREAALCALNSGVTVITGGPGTGKTTTINFIIKLFEKSKKKIALAAPTGRAAKRMTELSGREAKTIHRLLEVGFTDDDELREYVRESTEPLEEDVVIIDEVSMVDAILMSSLLSAIKPGGRVILVGDSDQLPSVGAGNVLSDVISSGIVPTISLDTVFRQAEESMIVVNAHKINLGEYPILNKKDKDFFFVEAEDTYKTAQLLTDLVCRRLPNAYGLDPMADIQVISPMKKTQTGVYALNAALQALLNPGEPGKNERAFQNRILREGDKVMQIKNNYDLLWKRTGGDEGSGVYNGDMGRIVEVKTASVTILFDDGKKVVYENALLDEIELAYAVTVHKSQGSEFKTVVIPVFFGTEKLFSRNLLYTAVTRAREMVVLVGQKAALKKMVDNDYEAKRFSSLRWQLLEGENA